A single genomic interval of Littorina saxatilis isolate snail1 linkage group LG17, US_GU_Lsax_2.0, whole genome shotgun sequence harbors:
- the LOC138953336 gene encoding uncharacterized protein, whose product MRQFLFLIVKIRIEVDSWPFDFANAALDSTRTRTTDIPLFCSGPKAGPRVPCLYVLIYLCSGLESGSHVPCLYALIYLCPGLKSGSHVPCLYVLIYLCSGLKSGSHVPCLYVLIYLCSGLKSGSLVPCLYVLIYLCSGLESGSHVPCLYVLIYLCSGLKSGSHVPCLYVLIYLCSGLKSGSHVPCLYVLIYLCSGLKSGSRVPCLYVLIYLCSGLKSGSHVPCLYVLIYLCSGLKSGSHVPCLYVLIYLCSGLESGSHVPCLYVLIYLCSGPKSGPRVPCLYVLIYLCSGLKSGSHVPCLYVLIYLCSGLKSGSHVPCLYVLIYLCSGLESGSHVPCLYVLIYLCSGLDSGSHVPCLYVLIYLCSGLDSGSHVPCLSWKCLRCF is encoded by the exons ATGAGGCAATTCCTATTTTTAATTGTCAAGATCAGAATCGAAGTTGATAGCTGG CCTTTTGATTTTGCTAATGCTGCTCTCGATAGCACGCGAACCAGGACGACCGACATACCTCTGTTCTGTTCGGGTCCAAAAGCAGGCCCACGTGTGCCTTGTTTGTATGTCTTGATATACTTATGTTCTGGTCTAGAATCAGGCTCACATGTGCCTTGTTTGTATGCCTTGATATACTTATGTCCTGGTCTAAAATCAGGCTCACATGTGCCTTGTTTGTATGTCTTGATATACTTATGTTCTGGTCTAAAATCAGGCTCACATGTGCCTTGTTTGTATGTCTTGATATACTTATGTTCTGGTCTAAAATCAGGCTCACTTGTGCCTTGTTTGTATGTCTTGATATACTTATGTTCTGGTCTAGAATCAGGCTCACATGTGCCTTGTTTGTATGTCTTGATATACTTATGTTCTGGTCTAAAATCAGGCTCACATGTGCCTTGTTTGTATGTCTTGATATACTTATGTTCTGGTCTAAAATCAGGCTCACATGTGCCTTGTTTGTATGTCTTGATATACTTATGTTCTGGTCTAAAATCAGGCTCACGTGTGCCTTGTTTGTATGTCTTGATATACTTATGTTCTGGTCTAAAATCAGGCTCACATGTGCCTTGTTTGTATGTCTTGATATACTTATGTTCTGGTCTAAAATCAGGCTCACATGTGCCTTGTTTGTATGTCTTGATATACTTATGTTCTGGTCTAGAATCAGGCTCACATGTGCCTTGTTTGTATGTCTTGATATACTTATGTTCGGGTCCAAAATCAGGCCCACGTGTGCCTTGTTTGTATGTCTTGATATACTTATGTTCTGGTCTAAAATCAGGCTCACATGTGCCTTGTTTGTATGTCTTGATATACTTATGTTCTGGTCTAAAATCAGGCTCACATGTGCCTTGTTTGTATGTCTTGATATACTTATGTTCTGGTCTAGAATCAGGCTCACATGTGCCTTGTTTGTATGTCTTGATATACTTATGTTCTGGTCTAGACTCAGGCTCACATGTGCCTTGTTTGTATGTCTTGATATACTTATGTTCTGGTCTAGACTCAGGCTCACATGTGCCTTGTTTATCTTGGAAGTGTCTCAGGTGCTTTTGA
- the LOC138951934 gene encoding uncharacterized protein has protein sequence MRRLLICLALALAFANALVEERQGRQLTGKKVEQPISECEVTLEESGTIDGVESCDSAPDDPSKYANKADWNFRYSNNRPSACWINIRYRVDIEDSENCDRDRLAFGGSADRERLVLCGQRSGAFSIPVGPRETFTIHFESDYSVAGTGFDLHYSVGRQPAFPVSDEPRTLNNPSDISPTPTRRVFSGRSDFSEYVYPEYNDYPDTPRQFTDYQYYSYPDYNTGYDYPKASVYSGYSHGYNKYPDYPQYPQYPVNTGAYYGSQAQVKTGGLDYGYHQYNYQRENPSYNGQRSGSQYSYHSPQTNYHQQRQFARVRREAEN, from the exons ATGAGAAGGCTTTTGATTTGTCTGGCGTTAGCCCTGGCCTTTGCCAACGCATTGGTTGAGGAAAGG CAAGGGCGACAATTAACAGGCAAGAAAGTGGAGCAGCCTATCT CAGAATGCGAGGTGACGCTGGAGGAATCAGGTACTATCGACGGCGTGGAGTCGTGCGACAGTGCCCCCGATGATCCAAGCAAGTATGCCAACAAGGCGGACTGGAACTTCCGCTATTCCAACAACCGGCCCTCCGCCTGCTGGATCAACATCCGGTACCGCGTAGACATCGAGGACAGCGAGAACTGTGACCGAGACAGACTGGCTTTTGGCGGCTCGGCTGACCGAGAACGTTTGGTTCTTTGTGGACAGCGGAGTGGTGCCTTTTCGA TACCGGTGGGTCCGCGGGAAACCTTCACCATTCACTTTGAGTCTGACTACTCTGTGGCCGGTACCGGCTTCGATCTACATTACAGCGTTGGCAGACAGCCAG CTTTCCCTGTCTCAGACGAGCCGAGAACTTTAAACAATCCTTCCGACATCTCCCCCACCCCGACCCGTCGGGTCTTCTCAGGGCGGAGCGACTTCAGCGAGTACGTCTACCCCGAGTACAACGACTACCCGGACACGCCGCGCCAATTCACGGACTACCAATACTACAGCTACCCCGATTACAACACCGGCTACGACTATCCGAAGGCCTCCGTCTACTCGGGGTACTCTCACGGTTACAATAAATACCCCGATTACCCCCAATATCCGCAGTACCCTGTCAACACTGGAGCCTACTATGGTTCCCAAGCCCAGGTGAAGACGGGCGGTCTGGACTATGGATATCATCAATATAACTATCAGCGAGAGAATCCAAGCTACAACGGGCAACGTTCTGGCTCTCAGTATTCGTACCACAGTCCTCAGACGAACTACCACCAGCAGCGTCAGTTCGCTCGTGTTCGTCGAGAGGCTGAAA ATTAG